A portion of the Mycobacterium paraseoulense genome contains these proteins:
- a CDS encoding M24 family metallopeptidase, whose protein sequence is MLPVCGYTIAGVAESAAEEVRAERLLDAQQNAERLFDEIERRAMIRPGVSEQQLSDEINRLAADMFGVTRHWHRRIVRAGENTLQPFHERPPDRVVADGDVVFLDLGPIFAEWEADFGRTFVLGDDPDKTAVRDALPRVWRAGREYFFRRPGVTGAELYDFVVGVAHAEGFEFASPIAGHLVGEFPHKKIAGPGVQWYIAPGSDKPMRRRDPAGRVCHWILEIHLADRARGFGGFYEQLLDLP, encoded by the coding sequence ATGCTTCCAGTGTGCGGCTATACCATCGCGGGGGTGGCGGAGTCGGCGGCGGAAGAGGTTCGGGCGGAACGGCTGCTGGACGCCCAGCAGAACGCGGAGCGGCTTTTCGACGAGATCGAACGGCGCGCCATGATCCGGCCCGGCGTCTCCGAGCAGCAGTTGTCCGACGAGATCAACCGGCTCGCCGCCGACATGTTCGGGGTCACCCGGCACTGGCACCGGCGGATCGTGCGGGCCGGTGAGAACACGCTGCAGCCCTTCCACGAGCGCCCGCCGGACCGGGTCGTCGCCGACGGCGACGTCGTCTTCCTCGACCTCGGCCCGATCTTCGCCGAGTGGGAGGCCGACTTCGGCCGCACCTTCGTGCTCGGCGACGACCCCGACAAGACCGCCGTCCGCGACGCGCTGCCCCGGGTGTGGCGGGCCGGCCGCGAGTACTTCTTCCGGCGACCGGGCGTCACCGGCGCCGAGCTGTACGACTTCGTCGTCGGGGTGGCGCACGCCGAGGGTTTCGAGTTCGCCAGTCCCATCGCCGGGCACCTGGTCGGGGAGTTCCCGCACAAGAAGATCGCCGGGCCCGGCGTGCAGTGGTACATCGCGCCCGGGTCGGACAAGCCGATGCGGCGCAGGGACCCGGCCGGCCGCGTCTGTCATTGGATCCTGGAGATCCACCTGGCCGACCGGGCCCGCGGCTTCGGCGGTTTCTACGAGCAGCTGCTCGACCTGCCCTAG
- a CDS encoding SDR family NAD(P)-dependent oxidoreductase has translation MAKWTAADIPDQTGRVAVITGANTGLGYETAAALADHGARVVLAVRNLDKGKDAAARIAAKSPGADVALAELDLTSLDSVRAAAEQLKSDYERIDLLINNAGVMYTPKETTKDGFEMQFGTNHLGHFALTGLLLERLLPVAGSRVVTVSSMGHRILADIHFDDLQWERSYNRVAAYGQAKLANLLFTYELQRKLAPHGTTIAAAAHPGGSNTELGRYTPTAFRPFVNVFFSVIAQDAAMGALPTLRAATDPGVLGGQYYGPDGFAETRGYPKLVGSSEKSRDVDVQRRLWAVSEELTGVRYPLG, from the coding sequence ATGGCCAAGTGGACCGCCGCGGACATCCCCGACCAGACCGGTCGCGTCGCCGTCATCACCGGGGCCAACACCGGTCTCGGCTACGAGACGGCCGCCGCGCTGGCCGACCACGGCGCCCGCGTCGTGCTGGCGGTGCGCAATCTGGACAAGGGCAAGGACGCCGCCGCCCGGATCGCCGCCAAGAGCCCCGGCGCCGACGTGGCGCTGGCCGAGCTCGACCTGACGTCGCTGGACTCCGTGCGCGCCGCCGCCGAGCAGCTCAAGTCCGATTACGAGCGCATCGACCTGCTGATCAACAACGCCGGCGTCATGTACACGCCGAAGGAAACCACCAAAGACGGCTTCGAGATGCAGTTCGGCACCAACCACCTGGGCCACTTCGCGCTCACCGGCCTGCTGCTGGAGCGGCTGCTGCCGGTCGCCGGTTCGCGGGTCGTGACGGTGAGCAGCATGGGCCACCGCATCCTCGCCGACATCCACTTCGACGACCTGCAATGGGAGCGCTCCTACAACCGGGTGGCAGCCTACGGGCAGGCCAAGCTGGCCAACCTGCTGTTCACCTACGAGCTGCAGCGCAAGCTCGCCCCCCACGGCACGACCATCGCCGCCGCCGCCCACCCCGGCGGGTCGAACACCGAGCTGGGCCGCTACACGCCCACGGCCTTCCGGCCGTTCGTCAACGTGTTCTTCTCGGTGATCGCTCAGGACGCGGCCATGGGCGCGCTCCCGACGCTGCGCGCCGCCACCGACCCGGGCGTGCTCGGCGGCCAGTACTACGGCCCGGACGGGTTCGCCGAGACCCGCGGCTATCCCAAGCTCGTGGGATCCAGCGAGAAGTCGCGCGACGTCGACGTGCAGCGGCGGTTGTGGGCGGTCTCCGAGGAGCTCACCGGCGTCAGGTATCCCCTCGGCTGA
- a CDS encoding TetR/AcrR family transcriptional regulator: protein MAQPARPLRADAARNRARVLDVAYETFAAEGLAVPVDEIARRAGVGAGTVYRHFPTKEALFAAVIEDRMRRMVDDGRALLTSEGPGEALFAFLRSLVLQWGAADRGLVDALAGYGIDIACAAPEAEDAFKAVLGELLRAAQQAGTARRDIDMRDVKAILVGCQAMQAYDSALAERATDVVIDGLRAQR from the coding sequence ATGGCGCAGCCCGCACGGCCGTTGCGCGCCGACGCGGCGCGCAACCGTGCGCGCGTGCTGGACGTCGCCTACGAAACCTTTGCGGCCGAGGGCCTGGCCGTGCCGGTCGACGAGATCGCCCGGCGTGCGGGGGTCGGGGCCGGCACCGTCTACCGGCACTTCCCGACGAAGGAGGCGCTGTTCGCGGCGGTCATCGAGGACCGCATGCGGCGCATGGTCGACGACGGCCGTGCCCTGTTGACGTCCGAGGGGCCGGGGGAAGCGCTGTTCGCCTTTCTGCGCTCGCTGGTGTTGCAGTGGGGGGCCGCGGACCGCGGCCTGGTGGACGCCCTGGCCGGCTACGGAATCGACATCGCCTGCGCGGCGCCCGAGGCCGAAGACGCCTTCAAGGCCGTGCTCGGCGAGCTGCTGCGCGCCGCGCAGCAGGCGGGCACCGCGCGGCGCGACATCGACATGCGGGACGTGAAGGCGATCCTCGTCGGCTGCCAGGCGATGCAGGCGTACGACTCCGCGCTGGCCGAGCGGGCGACCGACGTCGTCATCGACGGCTTACGCGCGCAGCGATAA